Proteins from one Terriglobales bacterium genomic window:
- the dinB gene encoding DNA polymerase IV codes for MIAHVDMDAFYVSVEELFDPSLKGKAVVVGGRPNERGVVAAASYEARKFGVHSAMPLRWAARACPHAIFVEGHPERYREYSHRVHAVLQRFSPKLEMASIDEAYVDLTGTERLHGPPLRAAHALHQDLHAETKLNCSIGMARSRLVAKICSDLAKPNGVLLALPGHEAELLAPLDVRKIPGVGKVMEAELNALGIRKIGDLAKLDAAFLEERFGKWGLALAGKARGEDAGGWFDAPVGEGEGPKSISHEHTYNEDTADVSRLEATLARLSEQVGRRLREGRLHARTLQLKLRYSDFSTITRARTLTESTQLDVEIAGVMRDLLRRNWKRGAAVRLLGVQAAGLEEKAGQMSLLDAAKAERWQQALSAADRLRDKFGEDAVSLGGAMRGKYRERTHDSPTGLPGKKKGQ; via the coding sequence ATGATCGCGCATGTCGACATGGACGCCTTCTACGTCTCGGTGGAGGAGCTGTTCGATCCCTCGCTGAAAGGGAAGGCCGTCGTGGTGGGCGGACGGCCGAACGAGCGGGGCGTGGTGGCGGCGGCGTCGTACGAGGCGCGCAAGTTCGGCGTGCATTCGGCCATGCCGCTGCGCTGGGCGGCGCGCGCGTGTCCGCATGCGATCTTCGTGGAGGGACATCCGGAGCGCTACCGCGAGTATTCGCACCGGGTGCACGCGGTGTTGCAGCGGTTCTCTCCCAAGCTGGAAATGGCGTCGATCGACGAAGCCTACGTCGACCTGACGGGCACCGAGCGGCTGCACGGGCCGCCGCTGCGAGCGGCGCACGCGCTGCATCAGGACCTGCACGCTGAGACGAAGCTGAATTGCTCGATTGGGATGGCACGGTCGCGCCTGGTGGCCAAGATCTGCTCTGACCTGGCGAAGCCGAACGGCGTGCTGCTGGCGTTGCCGGGACACGAAGCGGAGCTGCTGGCGCCGCTCGATGTCCGCAAGATTCCGGGCGTAGGCAAAGTGATGGAAGCGGAGCTGAACGCGCTCGGCATTCGCAAGATCGGCGACCTGGCGAAGCTGGATGCCGCGTTCCTCGAAGAACGCTTCGGAAAGTGGGGCCTTGCGCTGGCCGGCAAGGCGCGCGGCGAAGACGCCGGCGGATGGTTCGACGCGCCGGTGGGCGAGGGCGAGGGGCCAAAGTCCATCAGCCACGAGCACACTTACAACGAAGATACGGCGGATGTGTCGCGGCTCGAAGCGACGCTGGCGCGGCTGAGCGAGCAGGTGGGACGCAGGTTGCGCGAGGGGCGCTTGCACGCGCGGACGCTGCAGCTCAAGCTGCGCTACTCGGATTTTTCCACGATCACGCGCGCCCGGACGCTGACCGAATCGACCCAGCTCGACGTGGAGATTGCCGGGGTCATGCGCGACCTGCTGCGGCGGAACTGGAAGCGCGGCGCCGCGGTCAGGCTGCTGGGAGTGCAGGCGGCGGGTTTGGAGGAGAAGGCAGGGCAGATGTCGCTGCTCGATGCGGCGAAGGCCGAGCGCTGGCAGCAGGCGCTGAGCGCGGCCGACCGGCTGCGCGACAAGTTTGGCGAAGACGCGGTGTCGCTGGGCGGCGCCATGCGCGGGAAGTATCGTGAGCGCACGCACGACAGCCCCACCGGGCTGCCGGGCAAGAAGAAGGGACAATAG
- a CDS encoding DUF2071 domain-containing protein produces MDPILSSVAHRPWPLPEGPWVLTQRWHNLLFAHWPVAPAALRSLVPQPLVLDTYNAQAWVAVTPFQIAGNRARLLPPLPPTSSFPELNVRTYVTFDGKPGVYFFSLDAGSFLAALGARLGYGLPYFHAAMRIKLEEGGFKYWSRRYGAEAEFLARYAPAGNPRNPQRGSLEHFLTERYCLYRVGARGALYRADIHHLPWPLEDATASIERNTVASAAGIQLPDAAPLLYYAGELKVYIWPLRRVAAPAYVFEQERTGQVAVKPV; encoded by the coding sequence GTGGACCCCATCCTCAGTTCGGTTGCGCACCGGCCATGGCCGCTGCCGGAAGGCCCGTGGGTACTCACCCAGCGGTGGCACAACCTGTTGTTTGCGCACTGGCCGGTGGCGCCGGCGGCGCTGCGAAGCCTGGTGCCGCAACCGCTGGTCCTCGATACCTACAACGCACAGGCCTGGGTTGCGGTCACCCCGTTCCAGATCGCGGGCAATCGGGCGCGGCTGCTGCCGCCGCTGCCGCCCACATCTTCGTTCCCCGAGTTGAACGTGCGGACCTACGTTACGTTCGACGGCAAACCGGGAGTTTACTTCTTCAGCCTCGATGCGGGCAGCTTCCTGGCGGCGCTGGGAGCGCGCCTGGGCTACGGCTTGCCATACTTCCACGCCGCGATGCGCATCAAGCTGGAGGAGGGCGGGTTCAAATACTGGTCGCGCCGCTACGGCGCCGAGGCGGAATTCCTGGCACGCTACGCGCCGGCCGGCAATCCGCGGAACCCGCAGCGCGGATCGCTGGAGCATTTCCTGACGGAGCGTTACTGCCTGTACCGCGTCGGCGCGCGCGGGGCGTTGTACCGCGCCGATATCCATCACCTGCCGTGGCCGCTGGAGGACGCGACCGCCTCCATCGAGCGCAACACGGTCGCGTCGGCGGCGGGAATTCAGCTGCCGGATGCCGCGCCGCTGTTGTATTACGCGGGAGAACTGAAGGTGTACATCTGGCCGCTGCGCCGCGTGGCCGCGCCGGCCTACGTGTTCGAACAGGAGCGGACCGGGCAGGTGGCGGTGAAGCCAGTGTGA
- a CDS encoding methyltransferase domain-containing protein: MELNENLIFARAFFRQPRMLGSLVPSSRFLVNRVLDGADLASARLVVEFGPGVGAFTRELLRRLPASATLLAIESNPDLVLYLRQSLTDPRLLLAPASAQSVVALQRRFGLPEADVIISGVPFSVMSPSKRDKIVRNAWRALRPGGRLLVYQFSGAVLPSLRHAFGEIHQEFEPLNILPARIFRCTRNGKRGLAPRAA; this comes from the coding sequence TTGGAGCTGAACGAGAACCTGATCTTTGCTCGCGCCTTTTTTCGCCAGCCGCGGATGCTCGGCTCGTTGGTCCCCAGCTCACGCTTCCTGGTGAACCGCGTCCTCGACGGCGCCGACCTGGCCAGCGCCCGCCTTGTAGTCGAGTTCGGGCCCGGCGTCGGCGCCTTCACCCGCGAACTGCTGCGCCGCCTGCCGGCGTCGGCCACCCTGCTCGCCATCGAGAGCAATCCCGACCTGGTGCTCTACCTCCGCCAGTCACTCACGGACCCGCGCCTGCTGCTCGCGCCGGCTTCGGCGCAGTCGGTGGTTGCCCTGCAGCGCCGTTTCGGGCTCCCGGAAGCCGACGTCATCATCTCCGGCGTGCCCTTCAGCGTGATGTCGCCATCCAAGCGCGACAAGATCGTCCGCAATGCCTGGCGCGCGCTTCGTCCCGGTGGCCGTCTGCTCGTCTATCAGTTCAGCGGCGCCGTGCTGCCGTCGCTGCGGCATGCCTTCGGCGAAATCCACCAGGAGTTCGAGCCGCTGAACATCCTGCCGGCGCGCATTTTCCGCTGCACCCGGAACGGCAAACGCGGCCTGGCGCCGCGCGCCGCCTGA
- a CDS encoding response regulator transcription factor produces the protein MKKYEPVKPPLTIFVVEDDPDISRLVQHHLSLSGYKAQVFSRAMGVIGEAERNRPALFLLDIMLPGGDGLDLCRHIRQNRALSSTPVIFLTARASEADRVSGLELGADDYITKPFSPRELVARVKAVLRRFERPLTPALMKTGDLEIDSGAMTLQVRGRAVTTTATEFRLLDYFARHPGQVFSRDQLLDAVWRDTQYVTPRSVDVYVRKLREKIERDPESPRYLKTVRGAGYRFEAQK, from the coding sequence ATGAAGAAATACGAGCCCGTGAAGCCGCCCCTGACAATCTTCGTCGTCGAGGACGACCCTGATATCTCGCGCCTGGTGCAGCATCACCTTTCCCTCTCCGGCTACAAAGCGCAGGTTTTCTCGCGCGCCATGGGAGTGATTGGCGAAGCGGAGCGCAACCGGCCTGCGCTGTTCCTGCTCGACATCATGCTGCCCGGCGGCGACGGGCTCGACCTGTGCCGCCACATTCGGCAGAACCGCGCGCTCTCTTCCACGCCGGTGATCTTTCTGACGGCGCGCGCCTCGGAGGCCGACCGCGTGTCGGGGCTCGAACTGGGCGCGGACGACTACATCACCAAGCCCTTCAGTCCGCGGGAACTGGTGGCGCGCGTGAAGGCGGTGCTGCGGCGATTCGAGCGTCCGCTGACGCCGGCGCTGATGAAGACGGGAGACCTGGAAATCGACTCGGGGGCGATGACGCTGCAGGTGCGAGGACGCGCAGTGACCACCACGGCGACCGAATTTCGCCTGCTCGATTACTTCGCCCGCCATCCGGGGCAGGTGTTCAGCCGCGACCAACTGCTCGACGCCGTCTGGCGCGACACGCAGTACGTAACGCCCCGCTCGGTGGACGTCTACGTGCGCAAGCTGCGCGAGAAGATCGAGCGCGATCCGGAGAGCCCGCGATATCTGAAGACGGTGCGCGGCGCCGGCTACCGGTTCGAGGCGCAAAAGTAG
- a CDS encoding MBL fold metallo-hydrolase, with amino-acid sequence MYFEQFYLACLSHASYMLGSDGVAVVIDPQRDVEIYLEAAAEHRLKIAHIFETHLHADFVSGHRELAERTGAKIYIGRAAGAEFPHVDVDDGFELRVGRLNLRALATPGHTPESLCLVATDPDRELPDGKPAGDAPWAVFTGDTLFIGDVGRPDLSPTHTPQQLAGMLYDSLHGKLLSLPDSTLVYPAHGAGSLCGRNMRADKFSTIGRERLTNAALQIKTRDEFVRLTTEQLPPRPAYFAKDAAINRAGAGALAELPPLEPVPAKRVTTLEQEGAVVLDVRPAEDFAAAHIPGSLNIGLSGQFASWAGTVLGIETRVVLVAADEARASEARMRLSRVGIELVLGYVENGVEGWRAAGLPVACVEQITAAELNARMQRDRRLQVLDVRREAEWQAGHIPGAHWRALDVFSAGLPALDRHRPVAVHCKSGYRSIIAASLLERAGFERVINVCGGFDAWQKEGLPVNNAAAVLAGR; translated from the coding sequence ATGTACTTCGAACAGTTCTATCTGGCGTGCCTCTCGCACGCCTCCTACATGCTCGGCTCCGATGGCGTGGCGGTGGTGATCGATCCGCAGCGCGACGTGGAGATTTACCTGGAGGCCGCCGCCGAGCACCGCCTCAAGATCGCGCACATCTTCGAAACACACCTGCATGCCGACTTTGTCTCCGGGCATCGCGAGCTGGCCGAGCGCACCGGGGCGAAGATCTACATTGGCCGGGCGGCCGGCGCGGAGTTTCCGCACGTGGACGTGGACGACGGCTTCGAGCTGCGAGTCGGGCGCTTGAATTTGCGCGCGCTGGCCACACCCGGACACACGCCGGAGAGTCTTTGCCTGGTGGCGACCGATCCGGACCGCGAACTGCCTGACGGAAAGCCGGCGGGCGACGCGCCGTGGGCGGTGTTTACCGGCGACACGCTGTTCATCGGCGACGTTGGGCGGCCCGATCTTTCGCCCACGCACACGCCGCAACAGCTGGCGGGCATGCTGTATGACAGCCTGCACGGCAAGCTGCTCAGTTTGCCTGACTCGACGCTGGTGTATCCGGCGCACGGAGCGGGGTCGCTCTGCGGGCGCAACATGCGCGCCGACAAGTTTTCCACCATCGGCAGGGAGCGGCTGACCAACGCGGCGCTGCAGATCAAGACGCGCGACGAGTTCGTGCGGCTGACGACGGAGCAGTTGCCGCCGCGTCCGGCATACTTCGCCAAAGACGCCGCCATCAATCGTGCCGGCGCGGGAGCATTGGCCGAGTTGCCGCCGCTGGAGCCGGTCCCGGCAAAGCGCGTCACAACGCTGGAGCAGGAGGGCGCGGTGGTGCTCGATGTGCGCCCGGCCGAAGACTTTGCCGCCGCTCACATTCCCGGCTCGCTGAACATCGGGCTCTCGGGGCAGTTCGCGTCGTGGGCGGGTACGGTGCTGGGCATCGAGACGCGCGTGGTGCTGGTGGCGGCGGATGAGGCGCGCGCCAGTGAAGCGCGCATGCGGCTTTCCCGCGTGGGCATCGAGCTGGTGCTGGGATACGTGGAAAACGGCGTGGAGGGCTGGCGCGCGGCGGGACTCCCGGTGGCGTGCGTCGAACAGATCACCGCCGCCGAACTGAACGCGCGCATGCAGCGCGACCGGCGGCTTCAAGTGCTGGATGTGCGGCGCGAGGCGGAGTGGCAGGCGGGACACATCCCGGGAGCGCACTGGCGCGCGCTCGACGTGTTCTCCGCGGGCCTGCCCGCGCTGGACCGGCATCGGCCGGTGGCGGTGCACTGCAAGAGCGGTTACCGCTCGATCATCGCGGCGAGTTTGCTGGAGCGCGCCGGGTTCGAGCGCGTCATCAACGTGTGCGGCGGATTTGACGCGTGGCAGAAGGAGGGCCTGCCGGTCAACAACGCTGCGGCGGTGCTGGCGGGACGGTAG
- a CDS encoding OsmC family protein, whose product MQRKASAKWNGGLKDGKGTISTGSGVLKDTQYGFTSRFESGAGTNPEELVAAAHAGCFTMALSAQLENAGHKAESLATEATVTFEKLDAGWTVTRSHLDVRARVPGIDNAKFQELAGKAETGCPVSRLLNAKITMDAKLEG is encoded by the coding sequence ATGCAACGCAAGGCAAGCGCGAAGTGGAATGGCGGCCTGAAGGACGGCAAGGGAACGATTTCAACCGGCAGCGGCGTGCTGAAAGACACCCAGTACGGCTTCACGTCGCGCTTCGAGTCGGGCGCGGGCACCAATCCCGAGGAGCTGGTGGCGGCAGCGCACGCGGGATGCTTCACGATGGCGCTCTCGGCGCAACTGGAGAACGCCGGTCACAAGGCCGAGAGCCTGGCCACCGAAGCCACGGTAACATTCGAGAAGCTCGATGCGGGATGGACGGTGACGCGGTCGCACCTGGATGTGCGCGCCCGTGTTCCCGGCATCGACAACGCCAAGTTCCAGGAGCTCGCAGGCAAGGCCGAGACGGGCTGTCCGGTCTCGCGGCTGCTGAACGCAAAGATCACCATGGACGCGAAGCTCGAAGGGTGA
- a CDS encoding PilT/PilU family type 4a pilus ATPase: protein MSAATPPVAAPASAPAAGSTVPTDAIVTAMVNHHKGISDLIFSPGRPPQVEVSGHLEGVEIPGVGTLSAADTERVANDLIGQNNIARQQLREEGSCDISYSVTGVARFRVNIFRQRTSHAIVMRVIPNKIPTFEELRLPPVLAEIAELKNGVVLVTGPTGSGKSSTLAAIIDLINQNKAEHIITIEDPIEFLHRHKKATIHQRELHNDTPNFALALRAALRQAPKVILVGEMRDRETIEIALTAAETGHLVFSTLHTIDASKTVERIIGAFPMSDQHVIRRRLAAAMRFFVSQRLLPKIGGGRIAAVEILKGTMRTKDYVEKGESEGKTLLDAMRDGGLDGMQDFDTVIEHFIREGLVEMETGLLYSTNAGNLRLALADYAEERRQSQPEKNGEFEIER, encoded by the coding sequence TTGTCAGCCGCCACACCACCGGTAGCAGCGCCAGCATCCGCCCCCGCAGCCGGCTCGACCGTCCCCACCGACGCCATCGTGACGGCCATGGTGAACCACCACAAGGGCATCAGCGACCTGATTTTTTCTCCCGGCCGCCCGCCCCAGGTCGAAGTCAGCGGACATCTGGAGGGCGTCGAAATTCCAGGCGTCGGCACGCTTTCCGCCGCCGACACCGAGCGCGTCGCCAACGACCTGATCGGGCAGAACAACATCGCCCGCCAGCAGCTTCGCGAAGAGGGCTCCTGCGACATCTCCTACAGTGTGACCGGCGTCGCCCGCTTCCGCGTCAACATCTTCCGCCAGCGCACTTCGCACGCCATCGTGATGCGCGTCATCCCCAACAAGATCCCCACGTTCGAGGAGCTGCGCCTCCCTCCCGTCCTCGCGGAGATCGCCGAGCTGAAAAACGGTGTTGTGCTGGTGACCGGGCCGACCGGCTCCGGCAAGTCGTCCACGCTCGCCGCCATCATTGACCTCATCAACCAGAACAAGGCCGAGCACATCATCACGATCGAGGACCCGATCGAGTTCCTCCACCGTCACAAGAAGGCCACCATTCACCAGCGCGAGCTGCACAACGACACGCCCAACTTCGCGCTCGCGCTCCGCGCCGCCCTGCGCCAGGCGCCCAAGGTGATCCTGGTCGGCGAGATGCGCGACCGCGAGACCATCGAGATCGCGCTCACCGCCGCCGAGACCGGCCACCTCGTCTTTTCCACACTGCACACCATCGACGCGTCGAAAACGGTGGAGCGCATCATCGGCGCCTTCCCCATGTCGGACCAGCACGTCATCCGCCGCCGCCTCGCCGCCGCCATGCGCTTCTTCGTCTCGCAGCGCCTCCTGCCGAAAATCGGCGGCGGACGCATTGCCGCCGTCGAAATTCTCAAGGGCACCATGCGCACCAAGGATTACGTGGAAAAAGGCGAAAGCGAGGGCAAAACGCTGCTCGACGCCATGCGCGACGGCGGACTCGACGGCATGCAGGACTTCGACACCGTCATCGAGCACTTCATCCGCGAAGGCCTGGTGGAAATGGAAACCGGTCTGCTCTACTCCACCAACGCCGGCAATCTCCGCCTCGCCCTGGCCGACTACGCCGAAGAACGCCGCCAGTCACAGCCTGAGAAAAACGGCGAGTTCGAAATCGAGCGCTGA
- a CDS encoding AMP-binding protein, with product MATERNSITEYLETFRQLGAETAYVQRRGYRHQRWSYGDVAATAYRFARELDARGVAPGERVLIWGPNCAEWVAAFFGCAARGAVAVPMDRIAAPDFARRVAEQVDAKLAVAGREQAPLLVGANVPVVPLESLRDVVASRSAGPLAARAEPADTVEIVFTSGTTADPKGVVISHRNILANLVPFEGEIAKYRKWERWFHPIRFLNLLPLSHVFGQFLGIFIPQLIGGTVIFEENLNPGEVVRTVKRERVSAVVTVPRLLDALKDKLERDAQSQGRAEWLARNLEAADKEKFLWRWWRFRRIHRMFGWKFWAFISGGAALDAATAEFWRLLGYGAVQGYGLTETTSLISVQHPFKMGRRSIGKVLPGRELKLDEATGEILVRGENIASGYWQGRELKPVLGEEGWFRTGDLGALDAEGNLYFKGRRKNVIVTPEGLNVHPEDLEQALREQKEVRDAVVVGLARGGNAEPVAVLLLRDEAAADDVVKRANARLAEFQHMRRWYVWPEEDFPRTPTQKPRTNVIQDAVQRQLGAGGGAPAAAGTLAEIIARITRRPAGELNPDARLETDLGLNSIDRVELMSALEDRYQIDLDEAQFSAATTVRELEQVLHGASQAEAPAGEALRGAEPTEPARGYVFPRWAQRWPMTWIRPLVYYALTYPYTMIMARPRVTGRENLRGMKAPMLMVSNHLTYIDIGFLMAALPARYRTRLAVAMAGEQVRALRHPARGVGWFRRWLDRLDYWLVTGLFNVFPLPQQSGFRQSFAFAGDSVDRGYSVVVFPEGVRSRTGEMAAFRSGIGLLANRLGLPVLPMKIEGLHELAAAGKHWAKPGTVRVKIGVPVHFSPETDPGQIARELQRRVTAL from the coding sequence TTGGCTACCGAGCGCAACTCCATCACCGAGTACCTGGAGACTTTCCGCCAGCTGGGAGCGGAGACCGCCTACGTGCAGCGCCGCGGCTACCGCCATCAGCGGTGGTCCTACGGCGACGTGGCGGCCACCGCATATCGCTTTGCGCGTGAGCTCGACGCGCGCGGCGTGGCGCCGGGCGAGCGCGTGCTGATTTGGGGTCCGAACTGCGCTGAGTGGGTGGCGGCCTTCTTCGGATGCGCGGCGCGCGGCGCCGTGGCCGTTCCGATGGACCGCATTGCCGCGCCCGATTTTGCGCGGCGCGTGGCTGAGCAAGTGGACGCGAAGCTCGCGGTCGCCGGCCGCGAGCAGGCGCCGCTGCTGGTGGGCGCGAACGTCCCGGTGGTCCCCCTGGAGTCGCTGCGCGATGTTGTGGCGTCGCGTTCGGCCGGTCCGCTCGCCGCACGAGCGGAGCCGGCCGACACGGTCGAAATTGTTTTCACGTCGGGAACCACGGCTGATCCGAAGGGCGTGGTGATCTCGCACCGCAACATCCTGGCGAACCTCGTCCCATTCGAAGGAGAGATCGCGAAATACCGGAAGTGGGAGCGCTGGTTCCATCCCATTCGCTTCCTGAACCTGCTGCCGCTCAGCCACGTCTTCGGACAGTTCCTCGGGATCTTCATTCCACAACTGATCGGCGGCACGGTGATCTTCGAAGAGAACCTCAACCCGGGCGAGGTGGTGCGCACGGTGAAGCGCGAGCGCGTGTCGGCGGTGGTGACGGTGCCGCGCCTGCTGGACGCGCTCAAAGACAAGCTGGAGCGCGACGCGCAGAGCCAGGGCCGCGCCGAATGGCTGGCGCGGAACCTGGAGGCCGCCGACAAGGAAAAATTCCTGTGGCGCTGGTGGCGCTTCCGCCGGATTCATCGCATGTTCGGATGGAAGTTCTGGGCGTTCATCTCGGGCGGCGCGGCGCTGGATGCGGCGACCGCCGAGTTCTGGCGGCTCCTCGGGTACGGGGCGGTGCAGGGATACGGCCTCACCGAGACGACGTCGCTGATCAGCGTGCAGCATCCGTTCAAGATGGGCCGGCGCTCGATCGGCAAGGTGCTGCCCGGGCGCGAACTGAAACTGGATGAGGCGACCGGCGAAATCCTGGTGCGCGGGGAAAATATCGCCAGCGGATACTGGCAGGGGCGCGAACTCAAACCCGTGCTGGGCGAAGAGGGCTGGTTTCGCACCGGCGACCTGGGCGCGCTCGATGCCGAGGGGAACCTCTACTTCAAGGGCCGGCGCAAGAACGTGATCGTCACGCCGGAGGGCCTGAATGTTCATCCGGAGGACCTGGAGCAGGCGCTGCGCGAGCAGAAAGAAGTGCGCGACGCGGTGGTGGTTGGCCTGGCGCGCGGCGGAAACGCCGAGCCGGTGGCGGTGCTGCTGCTGCGCGATGAAGCGGCGGCCGATGACGTGGTGAAGCGCGCCAATGCGCGGCTGGCCGAGTTCCAGCACATGCGGAGATGGTACGTATGGCCGGAGGAAGATTTTCCCCGCACGCCCACGCAGAAGCCGCGGACGAACGTGATCCAGGACGCGGTCCAGCGGCAGCTCGGCGCGGGCGGTGGCGCGCCGGCCGCAGCCGGCACGCTGGCGGAAATCATTGCGCGGATCACGCGGCGTCCGGCGGGCGAACTGAATCCCGATGCGCGGCTGGAAACGGACCTGGGGCTGAACTCGATCGATCGCGTGGAATTGATGAGCGCGCTGGAGGACCGCTACCAGATCGACCTCGATGAAGCGCAGTTCTCAGCCGCAACAACGGTGCGCGAACTGGAGCAGGTGCTGCACGGCGCGAGCCAGGCTGAGGCGCCCGCCGGCGAGGCCCTGCGCGGGGCCGAGCCAACCGAGCCGGCGCGAGGCTACGTGTTTCCACGCTGGGCGCAGCGCTGGCCCATGACGTGGATACGTCCGCTGGTGTACTACGCGCTTACTTATCCGTACACCATGATCATGGCGCGTCCGCGGGTTACCGGGCGCGAGAACCTGCGCGGCATGAAGGCGCCCATGCTGATGGTGAGCAATCACCTGACCTACATCGACATCGGCTTCCTGATGGCGGCGCTGCCAGCGCGCTATCGCACTCGGCTGGCGGTGGCGATGGCCGGTGAACAGGTGCGGGCGCTGCGGCATCCGGCCAGGGGCGTCGGCTGGTTCCGGCGATGGCTGGACCGGCTCGACTACTGGCTGGTCACAGGGCTGTTCAACGTGTTCCCGCTGCCGCAGCAGAGCGGGTTCCGGCAGAGCTTTGCCTTCGCCGGCGACTCGGTGGACCGCGGCTACAGCGTGGTCGTGTTTCCCGAAGGCGTGCGCAGCAGGACGGGCGAGATGGCGGCGTTCCGCAGCGGCATCGGCCTGCTGGCGAACCGGCTGGGGCTGCCGGTGCTCCCAATGAAGATTGAAGGACTGCACGAACTGGCCGCCGCCGGAAAGCATTGGGCGAAACCCGGCACGGTGCGCGTGAAGATCGGCGTGCCGGTGCACTTCAGCCCGGAAACCGATCCCGGGCAGATCGCGCGCGAGCTGCAGCGGCGCGTGACCGCGCTATAG
- a CDS encoding CDP-alcohol phosphatidyltransferase family protein — MSLAETIREIDRRGKRPASGGAAEFQAATRVHGSLLAGVEKRALVWMARRMPRWVNSDHLTALGSAAMLLCGVCCALSRWWPNALIGANFFLAVNWFGDSLDGTLARVRERQRPRYGFYVDHIVDAFGAAALLGGLAVSGTMHPVVALAVLAAFFMISIEVYLATYVFGAFRISFWRIGPTEMRLLLIAGNFALLGRPEVALLGHRWQLYDFAGAIAAAGLLATTAISAVRHTARLYGEERLPET; from the coding sequence ATGTCGCTGGCGGAGACGATTCGGGAAATCGACAGGCGAGGGAAGAGGCCGGCGTCGGGCGGAGCAGCGGAGTTCCAGGCGGCGACACGCGTGCACGGCAGCCTGCTGGCTGGGGTGGAGAAGCGGGCGCTGGTGTGGATGGCGCGCCGCATGCCGCGCTGGGTGAACTCGGACCATCTGACGGCGCTCGGGTCGGCGGCGATGTTGCTTTGCGGCGTGTGCTGCGCCTTGTCGCGCTGGTGGCCGAACGCGCTGATCGGGGCCAACTTCTTCTTGGCGGTGAACTGGTTCGGCGACAGCCTGGACGGCACGCTGGCGCGGGTGCGCGAGCGGCAGCGCCCGCGGTATGGGTTCTACGTGGACCACATCGTAGACGCATTCGGGGCCGCCGCGCTGCTGGGCGGGCTGGCGGTTTCCGGAACCATGCATCCGGTGGTCGCGCTGGCGGTGTTGGCGGCGTTCTTCATGATCTCGATTGAGGTCTACCTGGCGACGTATGTCTTCGGCGCGTTCCGCATTTCCTTCTGGCGGATTGGGCCGACCGAAATGCGACTGCTGCTGATCGCGGGAAACTTTGCGCTGCTCGGGCGGCCCGAAGTGGCGCTGCTCGGACATCGCTGGCAGCTCTACGATTTTGCCGGCGCGATCGCCGCAGCCGGGCTGCTGGCGACAACCGCGATTTCGGCGGTGCGGCACACCGCGCGGCTGTATGGGGAAGAGCGGCTGCCCGAGACGTAG
- a CDS encoding VTT domain-containing protein, with product MNDVLHFVSRHGYTAIALVVFLEAVGLPIPAALALLAGGAAIALHQLRIDILLVTATLAMLLGDVLLFVLGRYTGWTLLAVLCRLAANPESCILRSAESFYKRGRTTLVLAKFIPGINTMAPPLAGSMKMRVGQFLWLDLAGCFLYIFAFAGIGFVFSGVVEMLASTFHRFSSGVTWLLALGVLAWASYHAYLYWKHRVYRVVPRVQASELAAKLASQQDAARLVIADVRSHGYYDAGASRIRGSIRIEPNRLRDVLNDLPRDKEIYLYCT from the coding sequence GTGAACGACGTTCTCCATTTCGTTTCGCGCCACGGCTACACCGCCATCGCGCTGGTGGTGTTCTTGGAGGCCGTGGGCCTTCCCATTCCGGCCGCGCTGGCCCTGCTGGCCGGAGGCGCCGCCATCGCCCTCCACCAGCTCCGCATCGACATTTTGCTCGTCACCGCCACGCTGGCCATGCTGCTCGGCGACGTGCTGCTGTTCGTGCTCGGCCGCTACACCGGCTGGACGCTGCTTGCCGTCCTCTGCCGGCTGGCCGCCAATCCTGAGAGCTGCATCCTGCGCTCGGCCGAATCGTTCTACAAGCGAGGACGCACCACGCTGGTCCTGGCCAAGTTCATTCCCGGCATCAACACCATGGCGCCGCCCCTGGCCGGCAGCATGAAGATGCGCGTGGGCCAGTTCCTCTGGCTCGACCTGGCGGGCTGCTTCCTTTACATCTTCGCCTTCGCCGGCATCGGCTTCGTGTTCAGCGGCGTGGTTGAGATGCTGGCCAGCACCTTCCACCGCTTCAGCAGCGGCGTCACCTGGCTGCTTGCGTTGGGCGTCCTCGCCTGGGCGTCCTACCACGCGTATCTGTACTGGAAGCATCGCGTGTACCGCGTGGTGCCGCGCGTACAGGCCAGCGAACTGGCCGCCAAGCTCGCGTCGCAGCAAGATGCGGCGCGCCTCGTCATTGCCGACGTTCGCAGCCACGGCTACTACGACGCCGGCGCGTCACGCATCCGCGGCTCCATCCGCATCGAGCCCAACCGCCTGCGCGATGTGCTCAACGATCTGCCGCGCGACAAGGAGATCTACCTCTACTGCACTTGA